The Arachis ipaensis cultivar K30076 chromosome B05, Araip1.1, whole genome shotgun sequence nucleotide sequence atatctctaatactctctaaatcctcattatacacattgtataaatattccattggctcctaatacttttccttttaaaaaatgCTTTTACTCTACTTTATTGCAATATCTAAGGACTCGTATACATCCTTGAACACAAGCATCAACAATTCTAagtatataaaaaaatcaattatgaaattaattatttatataaaatatatattaaaatataaaaaaatatattaaaaaatataattatattaattgatATATCTTTTAACTAAATAATTGATCGTGAAAATGATTGATTTagctaaatttttatttaacaattctcaactatcaacttcacgtgaagtcgactgcacatgAGTTTCCACCAATAACGAAACTTATTAGAAAATATGTATTAAGTTGGGCGGGAAGtggaagaaagaggaaagagaggcGCGTGgaagagagaggaagaaaaaTGTGTTTGACTTTGGTGGATAGTAGAGGATAGGGTGTGGGAAACGCATGGAGCGAGGAGCGAGCCATTAAGAAAGAAGCACGTGGAATGTAACAGCCGACGCAGTAAGTGGCGCTGATCGGTTTCTGTCCAACCGCATTTACCCTTTTCCCACCAGTAAAATAAATTACTACCACTATAACCGATTTATTACAACTCCACCACACTCTTCTAGTAGTGGGTGTGTCTTCTCTGAACGTCACAAAACCATAGCTTCCAACCTTTTCCCATGGTCATGGTCTCTATTCTCTATAATATTTACtactctttttccttatttttattttttacattttttacgTGTGtgttataaaagaaagaaagaagaaaataaatctTCGAAAGATTGTGAGGGacattattctattttgtttcctTTCATACACTCCTGAGATTTTGCCTATTTGTCTGTGAAAGGAATCTTCCCTTATTGTTGTATTTTGGGTTGGTGAAATGAGAATGTCCCGTTAGCTTTCTTCATTAGCTCAGCTGTTGTTTCTGCTGCTTGGATTCTGATTCTGATACTTTTTTCTTTGGGGTGACAAAACAGGTTTGACTCAACTGAACAAACTTTTTCTCCTCAacataaaaagaaagaagaagcagcaagaaTGTATGGGGATTGCCAAGTAATGTCTACAATGGGAGGCAACGTAGTTGTAAACTCATCAGAAACACTTTTCTCTTCTCCGATCCAAAACAACAGCTTCACCTTCATGCCTACCATGCATTTTCATCACTCTTTTCCCACCATGGTACACAAAACAACCCTTTCTCTTCACCTTAATTATTGATAAGAAGAGTGAATTGATTGTAAACTCATCATAATTCCTAaatgattttttgaaaagataatacAAATTTTGGTAGATATTTTCTTATGTATTTATAAAATACTACGTAGAGATTTTTCAAAAGCTTTAAAATGTGAATTTGGTAGACTATTTTTAAGAGATAAAGCATTAAGTTCTGCATGAAATTTAAAAggtatattaattaaaaaatattatttttttttatcaaagataggagactcaaacctgcaacttcttaattgagtatggagagactataccatttgaattataattcaTTGGCTTAAAGACTTATATACTTATATAtcaatattttgtattttatatatGTTTTATACGATTTGATAGgtggttttttttttatctagCAAGTATAATTGATTTAGATTGTATCTTGTTACGTTAAAATTTGAATGTTACCCGTGTTACCTATGTATTAAGTTTTGAGAATTCTTGTGATTAATTTTTCAGTTGGAACGTGTGTGTTGCCTGACATCAAGATACAGCGGGCGTCCAATCCAAACAATGGCACCAGCACCAGCACTGATGGCCCCATCACTGGACTTGGACATGAACATCTACCCAAGGCACTACGTTGATCCCACCATTCCCCCGTGCACCGAGATGATTCCTGTTCCAATGCTGCCCCCGGAAGCTTCTCAGTTCCCGGAGGGCGGTCTCTTAATGGAAGAGGAGAAGTCTCTGGCCATGGACCTTGCCGCCTCTTCCATGGCCGAGCTTGTCAAGATGTGCCATGCTAACGAGCCGCTTTGGATCCGTGGCTGCGACGGCGATAGGGAAGTTCTTAACTTTGAGGAGCACGGCAGGCTGTTCCCGTGGCCGTTGAATCTCAAGCACCGGACTGACCTCCGGACTGAAGCTAGCCGTGACACCGCTGTTGTCATCATGAATAGTGTCACTCTTGTTGATGCCTTCCTCGATGCTGTAAGTCATTATTCAACTAGACACAATCTTGCATGTTGATTCTTTTCATATAATCTTGTTTTGTTGTTGATATATATTGTAGAACAAGTGGATGGAACTGTTTCCCACAATTGTTTCTAGAGCAAAAACGGTCCAAATAATATCTTCAAATGCTTCTGGCCATGCAAGCGGGTCTCTTCAGCTGGTAGGTGTCAATAATGATTCAAATTGTAGTTATCATGCActttgattaattgattattactTGTGATGGATCAGATGTATGCGGAATTCCAAGTTCTTTCTCCATTGGTATCGACTCGTGAGACTCATTTCCTTCGGTACTGTCAACATAACGCTGAGGAGGGAACGTGGGGCATTGTTGACTTCCCAATCGATAGCTTTCAGCAGAACCTGCACCCTTCTTATCCCAGATACTGCAGGCGACCCTCTGGCTGTCTCATTCAAGACATGCCAAATGGATATTCAAGGGTGCGTCAGTGTTTTATGTTTGGAATAAAATGATGATACATACATATTATGTAAAAGGATAGTAATAAATAACGATGCATATATATGTATAGGTAACATGGATTGAGCATgcagaagtagaagagaaacccgtgcatcagatattcagcaactatGTTTACAGTGGTATGGCTTTTGGTGCACAGCGGTGGTTGGGTGTTTTGCAGAGACAATGTGAGAGGGTTGCTAGCCTCATGGCCAGAAACATTTCAGATCTTGGAGTGATACACTCACCAGAAGCTAGAAAGAACTTGATGAAACTTGCACAGAGGATGATAAGAACGTTCAGCCTCAACATGAGCACGTCAAGTGGTCAATCATGGACTGCAATATCAGATTCCCCTGAAGATACCGTTAGAATCACCACCAGGAAGATCACAGAGCCTGGTCAACCCAACGGTGTCATTCTGGGTGCTGTTTCAACCACTTGGCTTCCCTATTCCCACACCAAGGTCTTTGATCTGTTACGCGATGAACGCCACAGATCTCAGATGGATGCTCTTTCCAATGGGAATTCACTCAATGAAGTTGCTCACATTGCAAATGGTTCCCATCCAGGAAACTGCATTTCCCTTCTCCGCATAAATGTAAGATGACTTGGATTTAAACAtgtatagttagttagttagttagttagttagttacacATTGTTTTGATGCAGGTTGCGAGCAACTCGTCGCAGAACGTGGAGCTAATGCTGCAAGAGAGCTGTACGGACCAATCAGGGAGTGTGGTGGTGTACACTACCATTGCTGTGGACTCCATTCAGGTAGCCATGAGCGGAGAGGATCCTTCATGCATTGCGCTTCTCCCACAAGGTTTCATTATAACGCCAATGCCGCCATCAACCAACAACTCATCCTCTTCTGAAGCTCTTATCAATGAGCATGGCTGCCTCCTCACCGTTGGCCTCCAGATTCTAGCTAGCACCATTCCCTCCGCCAAGCTCAACCTGTCCAGCGTCACCTCCATCACCAACCACCTCTGCAGCACCGTGCACCAGATCGAAGCCTCTCTTTGCAACACCGCCAACAAtgaaccaaccaccaccactgcacctcccaAAACAGTCAACTAATTAATGCTTGCATTGATTTTCCCACCTAAAATCGAATCTGTTTAGTGGTAACTTTAATTTAACAAGGGGAGGGGTAAAAGTGGGATTTAAATAAAAAAGCACATGGGGGTTGTTAGTTGTTTAAGTAGTTAGTTAGGGAAGTGATGAATGTGTGGGTGTGGGTGTGGGTGTAGTTAATAGTTATGTTATGTGTGTGGGGTGTAGAGGGACTGAGGGAGTCAAGAGCGCACCAGATAATACCCTCTTGAGGGTGTGTTGGTTCGGGTATTGACTCCTGCTTCTTTGTCAGCCTCTACATATGTAATATGTTTCATTCTCAATTCAACTttgtttcattttcatctctcccGCTTTGTTCTGTTTATTATGATAATTCTGCATTTTCAATCACTTTTTGCTCAACACTCAACAATCCTATTACTTTGCTCTCTTTCGCAATCATAATAAAGAAAGCAGAGTGGATGAGAATCTTCTATACTAAGAGATGTAGAAGAGTTGTTATATCCAGATGCCTAATCTCACCTAACAGCCAATAACAACTTTCTCGTTATATCCTAACAAACAATAACTAACTTTATTAATACAGCTTCAAAGGGATTTGTAAAGATGTCTGCCACTTGGATTTGACTGGAACATGAGTAATGAATAGTCGTTTTCTAATTCACTTGGTCTCTAATAAAATGTAAATCCAATTCAAAGTATTTGGATTTCCTATGTGATATActatatgtaaaatattttatatgaaaaatatatGTATGATATTTTGATAAG carries:
- the LOC107639924 gene encoding homeobox-leucine zipper protein HDG5; this translates as MAPAPALMAPSLDLDMNIYPRHYVDPTIPPCTEMIPVPMLPPEASQFPEGGLLMEEEKSLAMDLAASSMAELVKMCHANEPLWIRGCDGDREVLNFEEHGRLFPWPLNLKHRTDLRTEASRDTAVVIMNSVTLVDAFLDANKWMELFPTIVSRAKTVQIISSNASGHASGSLQLMYAEFQVLSPLVSTRETHFLRYCQHNAEEGTWGIVDFPIDSFQQNLHPSYPRYCRRPSGCLIQDMPNGYSRVTWIEHAEVEEKPVHQIFSNYVYSGMAFGAQRWLGVLQRQCERVASLMARNISDLGVIHSPEARKNLMKLAQRMIRTFSLNMSTSSGQSWTAISDSPEDTVRITTRKITEPGQPNGVILGAVSTTWLPYSHTKVFDLLRDERHRSQMDALSNGNSLNEVAHIANGSHPGNCISLLRINVASNSSQNVELMLQESCTDQSGSVVVYTTIAVDSIQVAMSGEDPSCIALLPQGFIITPMPPSTNNSSSSEALINEHGCLLTVGLQILASTIPSAKLNLSSVTSITNHLCSTVHQIEASLCNTANNEPTTTTAPPKTVN